Proteins from one Drosophila gunungcola strain Sukarami chromosome 3R, Dgunungcola_SK_2, whole genome shotgun sequence genomic window:
- the LOC128252415 gene encoding uncharacterized protein LOC128252415, with amino-acid sequence MTAASLPRVPEGLRDLMKVYTKEVLREKPADLYGFSANFFNVIVGEKSHQMVRKYEPVQTYETIMKNRVRQQVPLSLVFNIIPEKLTDLIKQFIKAVLKEKPENIYIFAQEYFQRMSKEKSGRIEYSKYSTYEKSLKVKENVAPVSKVTCECGRTLSAKTQDGENTASAYTDTKLAEADQSTFSSSISYLQSVVIIQRNFRRYLKQRNIAREKDKCNSVEYVAAILLIQRQVRGFLAQKRVEKLKNSRDAPKPKAKFNTADYMKAVVVIQRHYRIYLTKKREHNRLKNGPVSLATAAIVIQRAFRRMVALHRAKRSASSAADQGEELNDNASETGSYTSVSTALLSTESTELGIANYEERVHQKIIHEDEEVENNNVDVGLEKEYFAEPIKGAEKSIQQRKSEILSGALIENMICKPNLENIMDFNKESKDLEGDAEMIPSELESIKDFTNESIDLKLVDEISTEPGDEAEKNIASQVLGPEIKTNKASLNLESAAQTGFNTERGEEKLKSANSETQAGIKDKPSIKDMDTIILKENEGTDLVEREDHGFSDSNLAKEIEKKENDSVGHALKTMDDSFDKLEDKHNDEKDKANEIFKIPQNIRSESELQEVIVKTEVSVSPAVSIEIEHVKDILEDSISAQHDANVDLAMDLSDIDLLADESCVKPTIEIDSFKSVLVNHNRDVRGQESSSEMNFEASTDPLDKIKNEESVVLKSTLSEKDASIENENKPSPISREKRSIEDKESIQSKSEIHEPSTKGDFVLQNEWEENLKPIIQDEVQISRDKVFDESSEPISAMEEIARTQPNAENEKILESIEIVTNNVEESLEEVLKPMSEESSLDIPAQVDEPINDCKEIMAKSTDHTTDNSQIEDESLKPEITSIGESSDLSRVEAERESKIFDDLKANKEDLEIVIQPESCELDTNVENSLNKSDHSLEKLLPDETEMEIKKLSNQETLPRGSESLEIEKISPAEGAEEKVKPNEIDSFKSAKLNNVIATTDINDSVEEILVQATTLLERDISESLKNDSELSDTQTENKAANEEIKTNNANAPPQSIITSIEDVMIADAKVTTEVANISQAEDKQLDNESLPMEYESMHIEHSEQQQSLKPSAEDSDIADSKQLHNFFKYWFLMNFKFQLKFQLKDREFLDLKTNKWIQETLLMESKSMHIEDSKLQDESKEIDQILTEQSKSLQLEDEESDKKPSTIKPETEEVKDGKLENEASELNIYVPEVAKEEKDKSEPSEISESFKKVLLTSQEIKLPCETIDSHKNSDEDVENLSQSNDGVMSMIDTAIAVFPDEEALANKILESDSIVEPTINNTREVGNEESLDQTKSEPGLEKKEPDEGHIVALEDGSPNPATKSGISDTLHVEQKDDSTDLIKSSPDAAEDTNTEESKPKRESPSAPNPDKKSSLLVTNQLIGTQNLPTNHIEIEKNTKKLTSPSVKDKDIGTLTSGRLVPTPIAELQLKSFKTPNDDGAWYDIYVEPKLTSDQDSGNNPAPVQATKPEADQPASLGVEEPTIVAERVPSYYTPQEIVEAVVPKAKNSVSFFVSLDPDDGKPKYQIPKKFRDPSKEHTEEEVVNDDVAQSEYDFDSNEEEIEVIEVSEGDPEYQQTGGTKLQTILELDNENEQSPESTNQNTALEPAMVDSSEENTNEVESNSGKTEVDNISEESNEKLLTKFTKSETEHFELAYKTDILNITRSVQIIERAYSRFKSKRFLKGEPGNKLDLEKQNKAAKIIQKWVRDSLMKKSLRDSQKSKESLAAKKIQRAYRKYVEKTKERKSENEKLNKIKKENSAAHVIQNAFRQYFQRNKIEPNKFQPSDKSEFEKNQAAGKIQRAYRRYLKLSDKPAMTNELQSQELQEVLDSVVDTSKLKLSDEQETSCRQQSVKLQNIEKPLNTSLSSNQIMKELQIEDPQDVEKVIKTTSNQIELSNCTNQPKMVKELKDELSYDEPEIINEVQSEELKETENLSGAKSSPIHTPKLADNPEIIKELRAVELEAQMPTKENLAQKLEDQQQEKNEPLSDELIEIKHSLEDSTSPIHLSKSLKSQDINNIKNPSEVSLSPTHTQIIADNPEITKDLKVDELKKENPAKEHSSIKLAEQLTETKKLKSLKDSLSSISLSKSSDESAIIAELVAEELQAIENPAEDGSSPKSADNPEITKDLREESFPKLEKPAEAYLTPIQDTPEIKIEIQPNELSSQDKPEIIIELHSDGLQVEETPAETISSSISSSNDELDGEASAALVIQRAFRHYMERKKLENFDESSFDSITSSRITAIETSNYQTAVTPVESLVHEATEEPGEDASRISQKSGWFVGTTRIVPSQGVVEEHRGVETDPDPAVVTRKTELNTSTQVESVETVDRTHGSLESKLTPGISSSNIDESLGSASEKDNAVSSGLAGLTETSEAGLGSVEDPLLLAQSDFGGIVQALDIASTQELVNNFLENEIEYSSRQGAFQPQAVIEEPCVKKSASLVNLLSEGESEPETVSQKADYTDSSVSETTGLDTLSADTIDKATVKLSKPEEVIEKMSQLKDSKSHDRLPSAAPSFDEPVVRPMSSLQEQYSLDIEDGDIIVYNRLQREETRESSAQSDSVVFGEAEAETVQLNEEESGRVHLMRHYTIAGDDPRGLFRSVTIDDALSYVEIGEKDMAINSSNSLCLDDETSENIRKKMMAYSLSETDSDYFDPRKTSTEDFEIDTAMADAMGTSTETESTIVSAATKIQAGARGFLTRRRLRRASAGTKSSTLDTKASFGNDAISESLERFIEEEAAKKIQAAYRMHTRKRKGHSRKMEGISLESNLAARRQKLQRGDALRNDSTPDDENSSSTSGGQAPRSSKIVKSKTVGDSKSKPDMELKWLKMRQNSMPVQIDCEVFRVIPKHMRKRIKSAEANKRK; translated from the exons ATGACGGCTGCGAGTTTACCAAGGGTTCCCGAGGGTCTGCGGGATCTCATGAAGGTGTACACCAAGGAGGTGTTACGTGAAAAGCCGGCTGACTTGTATGGCTTTTCGGCCAACTTTTTCAACGTGATTGTTGGTGAAAAGTCACACCAAATGGTGCGCAAATACGAGCCGGTGCAAACTTATGAAACCATCATGAAAAACCGAGTTCGCCAGCAGGTCCCTCTGTCCCTTGTGTTCAATATAATCCCCGAAAAACTTACCGATCTaatcaaacaatttataaagGCTGTTCTAAAGGAAAAACCAgagaatatatacatattcgCGCAGGAGTACTTTCAGAGGATGTCCAAGGAGAAGTCGGGTCGAATTGAGTACAGCAAATATTCGACATACGAAAAGTCATTAAAGGTGAAAGAAAACGTAGCTCCAGTATCGAAGGTAACCTGTGAATGTGGTCGTACACTAAGTGCGAAAACTCAGGACGGGGAAAACACGGCATCCGCCTATACAGACACCAAGTTAGCTGAGGCGGATCAAAGCACATTTTCCAGCAGCATTTCCTACTTGCAATCGGTTGTCATTATTCAGAGAAATTTTCGCCGATATCTCAAGCAGCGGAATATAGCTCGAGAGAAAGATAAATGCAACAGCGTTGAATATGTGGCAGCAATTCTTTTGATTCAAAGGCAGGTGCGTGGCTTTTTGGCCCAGAAGCGAGtggagaaacttaaaaattcacGTGACGCACCAAAACCCAAGGCTAAATTTAACACTGCCGACTATATGAAAGCCGTTGTCGTCATACAGCGACATTATCGCATATATTTGACAAAGAAGCGGGAGCATAATCGATTGAAAAATGGCCCAGTATCCTTAGCAACAGCCGCCATTGTAATCCAGAGAGCCTTCAGGAGGATGGTGGCTTTACACAGGGCCAAAAGAAGTGCATCTTCGGCTGCTGATCAAGGCGAGGAACTCAACGACAATGCCTCCGAGACCGGCTCCTACACATCCGTCTCCACCGCACTCCTCTCAACGGAGTCCACCGAGCTGGGCATCGCCAATTACGAGGAACGAGTCcatcaaaaaattattcacGAGGACGAGGAAGTGGAGAACAATAACGTTGATGTCGGCCTTGAGAAGGAGTATTTCGCAGAACCCATTAAAGGAGCAGAAAAATCAATACAACAAAGGAAAAGCG AAATCCTTAGTGGTGCTTTAATCGAAAACATGATTTGTAAGCctaatttggaaaatattatggaTTTTAATAAGGAATCAAAAGATTTAGAAGGAGATGCAGAGATGATACCTTCGGAACTGGAAAGCATTAAGGATTTTACAAACGAAtcaatagatttaaaactagTTGACGAGATTTCCACGGAACCTGGCGATgaagctgaaaaaaatatagctaGTCAAGTTCTAGGAcctgaaattaaaacaaataaagccAGCTTAAATCTAGAATCAGCAGCTCAAACCGGATTTAATACGGAAAGGGGCGAAGAAAAACTgaaatcagcaa ATTCGGAAACTCAAGCTGGGATTAAAGATAAACCCTCTATAAAAGATATGGATACTATAATCCTTAAGGAAAACGAAGGCACAGATCTAGTTGAGCGGGAAGATCACGGATTTTCAGACAGTAATTTGGCTAAAGAAAttgagaaaaaagaaaatgattcAGTAGGACATGCTTTGAAAACAATGGATGATTCTTTTGATAAATTGGAAGATAAGCATAATGACGAAAAAGACAAAGccaatgaaatatttaagatacCACAAAATATAAGATCTGAAAGCGAATTACAAGAAGTAATAGTTAAAACCGAAGTTTCCGTTTCTCCAGCTGTTTCGATTGAAATTGAACATGTAAAAGATATTTTAGAAGATTCCATTTCAGCTCAACACGACGCTAATG TTGATTTAGCAATGGATTTAAGCGATATAGACCTTTTGGCAGATGAGTCTTGTGTTAAGCCCACTATTGAAATAGATAGCTTTAAGTCGGTTTTGGTCAATCATAATCGAGATGTTCGTGGGCAAG AATCTTCAAGTGAAATGAATTTTGAAGCATCTACAGACCCGCtagacaaaatcaaaaatgaagAATCAGTTGTGTTGAAAAGTACGCTTTCTGAAAAGGACGCTTccattgaaaatgaaaataaaccTTCTCCAATATCTAGAGAAAAGAGAAGTATTGAAGACAAAGAAAGTATTCAGTCAAAGTCGGAAATTCATGAGCCATCGACAAAAGGTGATTTCGTTCTCCAAAATGAATGGGAAGAAAACTTAAAGCCAATTATTCAGGATGAAGTTCAAATAAGTAGAGACAAAGTGTTTGACGAATCATCGGAACCTATTTCAGCAATGGAGGAAATTGCTAGAACACAACCTAAtgcagaaaatgaaaaaattttggaaAGTATTGAAATTGTGACAAACAATGTAGAAGAATCTTTGGAGGAAGTACTCAAGCCGATGAGTGAAGAAAGCTCTTTGGACATTCCTGCCCAAGTTG ATGAACCGATAAACGATTGTAAGGAAATTATGGCAAAAAGCACAGATCATACGACTGACAATTCCCAAATCGAAGATGAATCTCTTAAACCTGAAATCACAAGTATTGGGGAATCTTCCGATTTGTCAA GGGTTGAGGCTGAGCGagaaagtaaaatatttgatgACTTAAAAGCTAATAAGGAAGACCTTGAAATTGTAATCCAACCCGAGTCTTGTGAATTGGATACAAATGTCGAAAACAGTTTGAATAAATCAGACCATTCATTAG AAAAACTTTTACCAGATGAAACagaaatggaaattaaaaagctttcaAACCAGGAGACTTTACCAAGAGGATCTGAAAGTTTAGAAATTGAAAAGATTTCTCCAGCTGAAG GGGCGGAGGAAAAAGTCAAACCAAATGAAATTGATTCTTTTAAATCGGCGAAACTGAATA atgTAATCGCCACTACAGATATAAATGATAGTGTAGAAGAAATTTTAGTTCAAGCAA ctACATTATTGGAGCGCGACATTTCAGAGTCATTAAAAAATGATTCTG AGCTATCTGACACCCAAACTGAAAACAAGGCAGCCaatgaagaaataaaaacgaacAACGCAAATGCACCCCCACAGAGTATAATTACCAGTATTGAAGATGTTATGATTGCAGATG cTAAAGTTACAACTGAAGTAGCGAATATTTCACAAGCTGAAGACAAACAATTAGATAATGAATCTCTACCAATGGAATACGAATCAATGCACATTGAACATAGTGAACAACAACAGAGTCTAAAACCCAGTGCTGAGGACTCTGACATTGCCGATAGTAAGCAATTgcataatttctttaaatattggtttctaatgaattttaaattccaGCTAAAGTTCCAACTGAAGGATCGGGAATTTCTCGATCTGAAGACGAACAAGTGGATACAAGAAACTTTACTAATGGAATCCAAATCAATGCACATTGAAGACAGTAAACTACAGGATGAATCTAAGGAAATAGATCAAATCTTAACTGAACAATCAAAAAGTTTACAACTTGAAGATGAAGAATCGGATAAAAAACCTTCAACAATTAAACCCGAAACTGAAGAAGTAAAAGATGGTAAATTAGAGAATGAAGCTTcggaattaaatatttatgttccTGAGGTTGCTAAAG AGGAAAAAGACAAATCTGAACCATCTGAAATATCAGAAAGTTTCA aaaaagtattattaacttcacaagaaataaaattgccTTGTGAAACAATCGATAGTCATAAAAACAGCGACGAAGATGTTGAAAATCTATCGCAGTCTAATGATGGAGTAATGTCTATGATAGACACAGCCATTGCAGTGT TTCCAGATGAAGAAG CTCTAGCTAATAAAATCCTTGAGTCTGATTCCATTGTTGAACCCACTATTAATAATACTAGAGAGGTCGGTAATGAAGAGAGTCTTGATCAAACAA AATCAGAACCGGGTTTGGAGAAAAAGGAGCCAGATGAAGGTCACATAGTTGCCCTCGAAGACGGTTCTCCCAATCCAGCAACCAAATCTGGCATATCCGATACCTTACACGTGGAGCAAAAAGACGATTCAAcagatttaataaaaagtagcCCTGATGCTGCGGAGGATACAAACA CTGAAGAATCCAAACCAAAGAGGGAGTCACCTTCTGCCCCAAATCCAGAT AAAAAATCTTCATTGCTTGTAACTAATCAATTAATTGGCACCCAAAATTTACCTACTAACCATATTGAGATTGAAAAGAACACCAAGAAGTTAACTAGCCCTAGTGTAAAAGATAAAGATATTGGCACCTTAACTTCGGGGCGACTTGTACCCACACCCATAGCTGAGTTGCAGCTCAAGTCATTCAAAACTCCCAACGACGATGGCGCCTGGTATGATATTTATGTGGAGCCCAAGCTGACTTCTGATCAGGATTCGGGCAATAATCCAGCCCCGGTTCAAGCTACCAAACCTGAGGCAGACCAACCAGCATCTTTAGGAGTAGAAGAACCTACTATTGTCGCAGAAAGAGTTCCGAGTTACTACACACCCCAAGAAATCGTAGAAGCCGTTGTACCAAAAGCTAAGAACTCAGTTTCATTTTTCGTTTCACTCGACCCTGATGATGGAAAACCCAAATACCAAATACCAAAAAAGTTTCGGGATCCATCAAAAGAACACACTGAAGAAGAAGTTGTAAATGACGACGTTGCTCAATCAGAGTATGATTTCGATTCCAACGAAGAGGAAATTGAAGTCATTGAAGTCTCGGAGGGCGATCCCGAGTACCAACAGACCGGAGGAACCAAGCTACAAACCATATTGGAACTTGATAATGAAAATGAGCAGTCCCCGGAATCTACAAATCAAAATACAGCTTTGGAACCAGCAATGGTAGATTCGTCCgaagaaaatacaaatgaaGTCGAAAGTAATTCGGGAAAAACTGAAGTGGACAATATATCTGAAGAAAGCAATGAAAAGCTATTAACAAAATTCACGAAAAGTGAGACTGAGCATTTTGAATTAGCCTATAAAACTgacattttaaacataacaAGATCTGTACAGATTATAGAAAGGGCTTACAGTCGGTTCAAAAGCAAACGTTTTTTAAAGGGTGAACCAGGCAATAAATTAGATTtggaaaagcaaaacaaagctgctaaaataatacaaaagtGGGTTCGGGATTCTTTAATGAAAAAGTCCTTAAGAGATTCCCAGAAATCAAAAGAAAGTCTTGCTGCAAAGAAAATCCAGAGGGCTTATCGAAAATATGTggagaaaacaaaagaaagaaaatctgaaaacgaaaaattaaataaaattaaaaaagaaaacagtgcTGCACATGTTATTCAAAATGCATTTAGACAATATTTTCAGAGGAATAAAATCGAGCCTAATAAATTCCAACCCTCAGATAAATCAGAATTTGAGAAAAATCAAGCAGCCGGTAAAATTCAACGAGCCTACAGAAGGTATCTTAAATTATCCGATAAGCCAGCAATGACAAATGAATTACAGTCACAAGAGCTACAAGAAGTTTTAGATTCAGTGGTCGATACTTCCAAATTGAAATTATCCGATGAACAAGAAACGAGTTGTAGACAACAATCTGTAAAACTACAGAACATTGAGAAACCTTTAAATACTAGTTTGAGCTCAAATCAAATTATGAAAGAATTACAAATAGAAGACCCACAAGATGTAGAGAAGGTAATAAAAACAACTTCCAATCAAATTGAGTTGTCAAATTGTACCAACCAACCAAAAATGGTAAAAGAACTGAAGGATGAGTTATCATACGATGAACCAGAAATTATTAATGAAGTGCAGTCTGAAGAACTAAAGGAAACAGAAAATCTTTCGGGAGCTAAATCAAGTCCAATTCATACTCCAAAATTAGCAGATAATCcagaaattataaaagagTTAAGGGCAGTTGAATTAGAAGCACAGATGCCTACGAAAGAGAATTTAGCTCAAAAATTAGAGGACcaacaacaagaaaagaaCGAACCATTGTCAGATGAACTCATAGAAATAAAACATTCCTTGGAAGATAGTACAAGTCCTATTCATTTGTCAAAATCATTGAAGTCTCAAGatataaataatatcaaaaaCCCTTCTGAAGTTAGTTTAAGTCCAACTCATACTCAAATTATAGCAGATAATCCAGAAATAACAAAAGACTTAAAGGTAGacgaattaaaaaaagagaatCCTGCTAAAGAACATTCATCTATAAAATTAGCTGAGCAACTAACAgagacaaaaaaattaaagtctttaaaagACAGTTTAAGTTCCATTTCTTTGTCTAAATCATCAGATGAATCAGCAATTATTGCGGAATTGGTAGCTGAAGAACTGCAGGCAATTGAGAATCCTGCGGAAGATGGTTCCAGTCCAAAATCTGCCGATAATCCAGAAATTACTAAAGATTTACGGGAGGAATCATTCCCAAAGTTAGAGAAACCTGCGGAAGCATATTTAACTCCAATTCAAGATACACCCGAGatcaaaattgaaatacagCCAAATGAACTCTCATCTCAAGATAAACCTGAGATCATTATTGAATTACATTCAGATGGACTTCAAGTAGAAGAGACTCCTGCGGAAACTATTTCCAGTTCGATTTCTTCATCAAATGATGAACTTGACGGTGAGGCCAGTGCAGCTCTTGTCATTCAAAGAGCTTTCAGACATTATATGGAAcgaaaaaaacttgaaaacttCGATGAGAGTTCCTTTGACTCGATAACCAGCTCCCGAATAACGGCCATAGAAACATCCAATTACCAAACTGCTGTAACACCTGTAGAAAGTTTGGTGCACGAAGCCACCGAAGAACCAGGCGAAGATGCGTCCAGGATAAGCCAGAAGTCCGGGTGGTTTGTGGGAACAACTCGCATAGTACCTAGCCAGGGAGTCGTTGAGGAACATCGTGGGGTAGAAACCGATCCGGATCCAGCTGTTGTCACTCGTAAAACTGAGCTGAACACCAGCACGCAAGTAGAATCAGTTGAAACCGTAGATAGAACGCATGGCTCGCTTGAATCCAAATTAACTCCTGGTATTAGCAGTTCGAATATCGATGAGAGTCTAGGCAGTGCATCTGAAAAGGATAATGCAGTCTCTTCTGGTTTAGCAGGTTTGACAGAGACATCTGAAGCTGGCCTTGGTTCAGTGGAGGATCCACTACTTCTAGCGCAATCCGATTTCGGTGGTATCGTCCAGG ctTTAGATATTGCTTCAACTCAAGAATTGGTTAATAATTTTCTGGAGAATGAAATTGAGTACTCATCTAGGCAGGGAGCTTTTCAACCGCAAGCAGTTATAGAGGAACCTTGTGTAAAGAAATCTGCTTCACTGGTGAATCTTCTTTCCGAAGGTGAATCTGAGCCAGAAACTGTCAGTCAGAAGGCTGACTACACAGATTCTTCAGTATCTGAAACTACGGGCTTAGACACACTTTCGGCAGATACAATCGACAAGGCAACCGTCAAGTTGTCCAAGCCAGAGGAGGTGATTGAGAAAATGTCGCAGTTGAAAGACTCCAAGTCCCACGACAGACTGCCCTCGGCAGCACCCAGTTTTGATGAGCCCGTAGTGCGACCCATGAGTTCCCTGCAGGAACAGTACAGCCTGGATATCGAGGATGGCGATATTATCGTTTACAATCGACTGCAGCGGGAAGAAACCCGGGAAAGCTCTGCCCAGAGTGACTCCGTGGTCTTCGGTGAGGCAGAAGCTGAAACGGTCCAGCTCAATGAGGAGGAGTCCGGAAGAGTGCACTTAATGCGGCACTACACTATCGCAGGCGACGATCCGAGGGGCCTGTTCAGATCCGTGACAATTGATGATGCTCTGAGTTATGTGGAGATCGGAGAAAAAGACATGgccatcaacagcagcaatagTTTATGTTTGGACGACGAAACCTCGGAGAACATTCGCAAGAAGATGATGGCCTATTCGTTGTCCGAAACGGATTCCGATTACTTTGATCCGAGAAAGACCAGCACAGAGGACTTCGAAATAGACACGGCCATGGCGGATGCCATGGGCACATCCACCGAAACAGAGTCCACCATTGTTTCGGCGGCCACGAAAATTCAGGCCGGAGCTCGTGGCTTCCTCACCAGGCGAAGATTGCGCAGGGCGAGTGCTGGGACAAAGTCATCCACTTTGGACACCAAGGCGTCCTTCGGCAACGATGCGATCAGCGAGTCCCTGGAGCGATTCATCGAGGAGGAGGCCGCGAAAAAGATACAGGCCGCCTATCGGATGCACACCCGGAAACGCAAGGGACACAGCCGGAAAATGGAGGGCATCAGTTTGGAGAGCAACCTGGCCGCCAGGCGTCAAAAACTGCAGCGCGGGGATGCACTTCGAAATGACTCTACACCCGATGACGAAAATAGTTCGAGCACCAGTGGAGGGCAGGCTCCAAGAAGTTCCAAAATTGTGAAAAGCAAAACAGTTG GCGATTCAAAATCGAAACCCGACATGGAGTTGAAGTGGTTAAAAATGAGGCAGAACTCCATGCCCGTACAAATTGATTGCGAGGTTTTCAGAGTTATTCCCAAGCACATGCGAAAACGTATAAAAAGCGCCGAGGCAAACAAACGAAAGTAA